In Pseudomonas saudiphocaensis, one DNA window encodes the following:
- a CDS encoding lytic transglycosylase domain-containing protein: MSSDTSNRPSPDALAASGRVLALAICLAITGCQSISHSRSPNLNTEALPATSLSQKGLWQEPKSVEFQHSDIWGRIRDGYKLQEHLDSNPRIEQQRLLFAARPRSIEIAGERSSLYIHYIVEQLEERNMPLELALLPIIESAYDPFAYSSAKAMGLWQFIPSTGRHFNLQQTSWYDGRRDITASTAAALRYLSYLHGLFNDDWLLALAAYNAGEGTVSRAIERNQKLNLPTDYWNLPLPRETRDYVPKLLAVSQMVQNPEAYGLNLSPIANEPYFEMVALKQRVNLATVAQLADLDEDELYQLNPAFTRRITLDGPQHLLVPSAKAEMLAANLALMKPQDVVDWKQYQVKPGDTLGAIANRHHLSINIIRDINNLKHDRLRIGQVLSIPQSSGGRPHEQLHVVSRSQPATRSYQVRKGDNLWDIAKTHKVSVRDLQRWNKLSGSSLKVGQVLSIQAVDVARDKNPEPTYYKVRKGDSLYNIAKRFNVRLNHLKSWNPEDSALLKPGQTLTLYLAP; the protein is encoded by the coding sequence ATGTCGTCCGACACTTCGAATCGCCCATCTCCGGACGCCTTGGCAGCCTCCGGCCGGGTCCTGGCACTAGCTATCTGTCTCGCCATAACCGGTTGCCAGAGCATCTCGCATTCGCGGTCGCCGAACCTCAATACCGAAGCACTTCCGGCTACCTCTCTGAGCCAGAAAGGTCTGTGGCAGGAGCCAAAGTCAGTCGAGTTTCAGCACTCCGATATCTGGGGCCGCATCAGAGACGGCTATAAGCTTCAGGAACATCTGGACAGCAACCCTCGAATAGAACAACAGCGCCTGCTGTTCGCTGCCCGCCCTCGCTCCATCGAGATTGCCGGCGAACGCAGCAGCCTTTATATCCATTACATCGTCGAGCAGCTGGAAGAGCGCAACATGCCGCTCGAGCTGGCTCTGCTACCCATTATCGAAAGTGCCTACGACCCGTTCGCCTACTCTTCGGCCAAGGCCATGGGGCTGTGGCAGTTCATTCCCTCGACCGGTCGCCATTTCAATTTGCAGCAGACCAGTTGGTACGACGGCAGGCGCGACATCACCGCCTCGACCGCTGCAGCACTGCGCTACCTGTCCTATCTGCATGGATTGTTCAACGATGACTGGCTGCTGGCTCTGGCGGCCTACAACGCGGGCGAAGGTACGGTGAGCCGCGCCATCGAGCGCAACCAGAAACTCAATCTGCCAACCGATTACTGGAACTTGCCGCTGCCTAGAGAAACACGCGATTACGTACCCAAGCTGCTGGCGGTTTCGCAAATGGTTCAGAACCCCGAGGCCTACGGTCTCAACCTGAGCCCCATTGCCAACGAGCCCTACTTCGAAATGGTCGCCCTGAAGCAGCGGGTTAATCTGGCAACAGTTGCGCAACTGGCCGATCTCGACGAGGACGAGCTGTATCAGCTCAACCCGGCCTTCACCCGCCGCATCACCCTGGACGGCCCGCAACATCTGCTGGTGCCCAGTGCAAAAGCTGAAATGCTCGCCGCCAACCTGGCTCTGATGAAGCCGCAGGATGTCGTCGACTGGAAGCAATATCAGGTCAAGCCCGGCGATACCCTGGGCGCCATTGCCAATCGCCACCATCTATCCATCAACATCATTCGCGACATCAACAATCTCAAACATGATCGCCTGCGCATCGGCCAGGTACTCAGCATCCCGCAGTCGAGCGGCGGCCGCCCGCACGAACAGCTGCATGTGGTTTCCCGCAGCCAGCCGGCAACCAGAAGCTACCAGGTCCGCAAGGGTGACAACCTCTGGGATATCGCCAAGACACACAAGGTTTCGGTGCGCGATCTGCAACGCTGGAACAAGCTTTCAGGTAGCAGTCTGAAGGTGGGCCAGGTGTTGTCCATCCAGGCCGTCGACGTCGCTCGTGACAAGAACCCCGAGCCGACCTATTACAAGGTCAGAAAAGGCGACTCGCTGTACAACATCGCAAAGCGCTTCAATGTGCGGCTCAATCACCTGAAGAGCTGGAACCCCGAGGACAGCGCACTGCTCAAGCCCGGCCAGACTCTGACGCTCTATCTTGCGCCCTGA
- a CDS encoding TSUP family transporter — protein sequence MPLLELSIDLPVLAALLAVAFFAGFIDAIAGGGGLLTLPALLTAGLPPHLVLGTNKLCATFGSATASFTFYRRKLFDPIQWRRALIATAIGAALGAGLAHLIPARWLNQLLPLIVFVCGLYLLINPAPAPRDKNTPIGKHRQWPHGLGLGFYDGIAGPGTGAFWTVSSLLLYPLDLLRASGVARSMNFVSNGTALGVFIISGQVAWVLGLGMGLALMAGAYLGARTAIRGGSKFIRPIFILVVLLLSLRLAWQHWFGSA from the coding sequence ATGCCCCTTCTCGAACTGTCGATAGACCTACCTGTGCTTGCAGCCCTGCTGGCCGTTGCCTTCTTTGCCGGCTTTATCGACGCCATTGCCGGAGGTGGTGGACTCCTGACCCTGCCTGCCTTGCTGACCGCCGGCCTGCCGCCGCACCTGGTGCTGGGTACCAACAAGCTGTGCGCGACCTTTGGCTCGGCAACGGCCAGCTTCACCTTCTATCGACGCAAACTGTTTGACCCTATTCAATGGCGCCGCGCATTGATCGCGACGGCTATCGGCGCGGCGCTCGGTGCCGGGCTGGCGCACCTGATTCCGGCACGCTGGCTCAACCAGCTGCTGCCGCTAATAGTGTTCGTCTGCGGGCTTTATCTGCTGATCAATCCAGCCCCGGCGCCACGTGACAAAAACACGCCAATCGGTAAGCACCGCCAGTGGCCCCATGGCCTGGGACTGGGGTTCTACGATGGCATTGCCGGCCCAGGAACCGGCGCCTTCTGGACAGTCAGCAGCCTGTTGCTCTATCCGCTGGATCTGCTCCGGGCGAGCGGTGTAGCGCGCAGCATGAATTTTGTCAGCAACGGTACTGCACTGGGCGTTTTCATCATCAGTGGCCAGGTAGCCTGGGTATTGGGATTGGGAATGGGCCTGGCGCTGATGGCCGGGGCCTACCTGGGGGCGCGTACCGCCATTCGCGGCGGGTCCAAGTTTATCCGGCCGATCTTCATTCTCGTGGTGTTGCTGTTGAGCCTGCGCTTAGCTTGGCAGCATTGGTTCGGCAGCGCCTGA
- the gloB gene encoding hydroxyacylglutathione hydrolase, whose translation MLKIDALPAFTDNYIWLLQDTRQQHCAVVDPGDAAPVQAWLDANPGWKLTDILITHHHHDHVGGVQQLKAQYGAKVYGPAAEKIPALDQGLADGQRICILEQDLEVIEVPGHTLGHIAYFHAAADKPWLLSGDTLFAAGCGRLFEGTAAQMFASLQRLAALPAQTLVYCTHEYTLSNLRFAIAVEPGNPLVVERLEEVTRLREAGQISLPSDLRTELATNPFLRCDQPAVVAACRDKAHQSENPEAVFAALRAWKDNF comes from the coding sequence ATGTTGAAAATAGACGCTCTGCCCGCTTTCACCGACAACTACATCTGGCTTCTGCAGGACACCCGACAGCAGCACTGTGCCGTAGTGGACCCCGGCGATGCCGCCCCTGTTCAGGCCTGGCTGGATGCGAACCCTGGCTGGAAGCTGACGGACATCCTTATTACTCACCACCATCATGACCATGTCGGCGGCGTGCAGCAGCTCAAGGCGCAGTATGGCGCCAAGGTTTACGGCCCCGCCGCGGAGAAGATACCCGCGCTCGATCAAGGGCTCGCTGACGGCCAGCGCATCTGCATCCTCGAGCAGGACTTGGAGGTGATCGAGGTGCCCGGTCATACCCTGGGCCATATCGCCTATTTCCATGCAGCAGCCGACAAACCCTGGCTACTGAGCGGTGACACCCTGTTCGCGGCCGGCTGCGGAAGGCTGTTCGAAGGCACCGCCGCACAGATGTTCGCCTCCCTGCAGCGCCTGGCGGCCCTGCCGGCACAGACCCTGGTGTATTGCACCCACGAATACACCCTGAGCAACCTGCGTTTCGCCATAGCTGTGGAGCCGGGCAACCCACTAGTCGTCGAGCGACTTGAAGAGGTCACCCGATTGCGCGAAGCGGGCCAGATCTCGTTACCGTCCGACCTGCGTACCGAACTGGCGACCAACCCCTTCCTGCGCTGTGACCAACCAGCCGTTGTCGCAGCCTGCCGCGACAAGGCCCACCAGAGCGAGAATCCGGAGGCAGTATTCGCCGCCCTGCGGGCCTGGAAGGACAATTTCTGA
- a CDS encoding crotonase/enoyl-CoA hydratase family protein, protein MTEYQAFRVELKDRIAHVVINRPEKVNAMNAAFWDEIVDIFRWVDDTDAVRVVVLTGEGKHFSAGIDLQLLAQAASGLGSDIGRNAELLRRKILKLQASLNAVDNCRKPVIAAIQGYCLGGAIDLISACDMRYCTLDAQFSIKEIDMGMAADVGTLQRLPRIIGDGLMRELAYTGRNVNGQEAQSIGLVNRAYPDQASLMQAVLELAAQIAEKSPLAIRGTKEMIRYMRDHRVDDGLEYIATWNAAMLQSADLKVAMAAHMSKQKPDFAD, encoded by the coding sequence GTGACCGAATACCAAGCCTTTCGCGTGGAACTGAAGGACCGGATCGCCCATGTAGTGATCAACCGACCTGAAAAGGTCAATGCCATGAACGCTGCGTTCTGGGACGAGATCGTCGACATATTTCGGTGGGTCGATGACACCGACGCAGTGCGAGTGGTGGTGCTGACCGGCGAGGGGAAGCATTTTTCGGCCGGCATCGATCTGCAACTTCTGGCCCAGGCAGCGAGTGGCCTGGGTAGCGACATCGGTCGCAATGCCGAGCTGCTGCGCCGTAAGATCCTCAAGCTGCAGGCTTCCTTGAATGCCGTGGACAATTGCCGCAAGCCGGTGATTGCCGCCATCCAGGGCTATTGCCTCGGAGGCGCTATCGATCTGATCTCGGCTTGTGACATGCGCTACTGCACGCTCGACGCACAGTTTTCCATCAAGGAAATCGACATGGGAATGGCCGCTGATGTCGGCACTCTGCAGCGCCTGCCACGCATCATTGGCGACGGTCTCATGCGAGAGCTGGCCTATACCGGCCGTAACGTCAACGGGCAGGAGGCACAGTCCATCGGCTTGGTCAATCGTGCCTACCCAGACCAGGCGTCCCTGATGCAGGCGGTGCTGGAACTGGCGGCGCAGATTGCAGAAAAGTCTCCCTTGGCTATACGTGGAACCAAGGAGATGATCCGCTACATGCGCGACCACCGCGTTGATGACGGCCTTGAGTATATTGCGACCTGGAATGCAGCCATGCTCCAGTCGGCCGACCTCAAGGTCGCCATGGCCGCTCACATGAGCAAGCAGAAACCGGACTTCGCCGACTGA
- the rnhA gene encoding ribonuclease HI, whose translation MSDDTVEIYTDGACKGNPGPGGWGALLIYKGVKRELWGGEAQTTNNRMELMAAIRALEELKRPCQVRLVTDSQYVMQGINDWMPNWKKRGWKTAAKQPVKNADLWMQLDEQVNRHQVTWQWVRGHTGHPGNEHADLLANRGVAQARQETA comes from the coding sequence ATGAGTGATGACACGGTCGAGATCTATACCGACGGTGCCTGCAAGGGCAATCCCGGTCCCGGTGGCTGGGGCGCGCTGCTGATCTACAAGGGCGTCAAGCGCGAACTTTGGGGTGGCGAAGCGCAGACCACCAACAACCGCATGGAGCTGATGGCTGCCATCCGCGCGCTGGAAGAATTGAAAAGGCCTTGCCAGGTGCGCCTGGTCACCGACTCGCAGTACGTCATGCAGGGCATCAATGACTGGATGCCCAACTGGAAGAAACGCGGCTGGAAGACCGCTGCCAAGCAGCCGGTCAAGAACGCCGATCTCTGGATGCAGCTGGACGAACAGGTCAACCGCCATCAGGTGACCTGGCAGTGGGTGCGCGGGCACACCGGCCATCCTGGAAACGAGCACGCCGACCTGTTGGCCAACCGCGGCGTGGCTCAGGCCAGACAAGAAACAGCTTGA
- the nudC gene encoding NAD(+) diphosphatase, which produces MSLRWQPARLDPTGDNGWALVHCQQGFLFDHRGVLFPRDWLKRLNLPLISEQGLGYFEGEPVFLFELAHQAEVPGASWQGLRQFMLQDEDVDRFRMLGFAAQIGTWVNQHRFCGRCGQPMRQHPSERAMQCSACGIHHYPRISPSMIVLVTRGDELLLARSPRFAPGVYSTLAGFVEPGESVEQCVIREVQEEVGVAIHTPHYICSQGWPFPHSLMLGFHAEYAGGDIVIQPEEIEDAGWFHIERLPALPAPKSIARYLIELYLARRSGAAEPMLPS; this is translated from the coding sequence GTGAGCTTGCGCTGGCAACCTGCACGGCTCGACCCAACGGGTGACAACGGCTGGGCGCTCGTCCATTGCCAGCAAGGTTTTCTGTTTGACCACAGGGGCGTGCTGTTTCCCAGAGACTGGCTCAAACGGCTGAACCTGCCATTGATCAGCGAACAGGGCCTCGGATATTTCGAGGGTGAGCCTGTGTTTCTGTTCGAACTTGCCCATCAGGCCGAGGTGCCTGGTGCATCCTGGCAGGGGCTTCGCCAGTTCATGCTGCAGGACGAGGATGTCGACAGGTTTCGCATGCTCGGCTTCGCTGCGCAAATAGGCACTTGGGTCAACCAGCACCGTTTCTGCGGCCGTTGCGGCCAGCCGATGCGCCAGCATCCTTCTGAGCGAGCGATGCAATGCAGCGCATGCGGCATTCATCACTATCCACGTATCTCGCCGAGCATGATCGTGCTGGTTACTCGCGGTGACGAGTTGCTACTGGCGCGTTCTCCGCGCTTCGCCCCTGGGGTCTACAGCACCCTGGCGGGGTTCGTCGAGCCGGGGGAGTCGGTGGAGCAATGCGTGATACGGGAAGTGCAGGAAGAAGTCGGCGTCGCGATCCACACGCCGCACTATATCTGCAGTCAGGGCTGGCCGTTTCCGCATTCACTAATGCTGGGTTTTCACGCGGAATATGCGGGCGGGGACATCGTCATTCAGCCGGAAGAGATCGAAGATGCCGGCTGGTTCCACATCGAACGGCTGCCAGCGCTGCCAGCGCCGAAATCCATTGCCCGCTACCTGATCGAACTCTATCTGGCGCGGCGCTCAGGCGCTGCCGAACCAATGCTGCCAAGCTAA
- a CDS encoding SDR family oxidoreductase: MNRTTLFDLDGKIAFVSGASRGIGEAIAKLLAQQGAHVIVSSRRIEGCQAVADAIIAEGGKATAMACHIGELEQIQSTFARIREEFGRLDILVNNAATNPQFCHILDTDVSAFQKTVDVNIRGYFFMSVEAGKLMRGHGGGSIINVASINGVTPGHFQGIYSVTKAAVINMTKAFAKECAPQGIRCNALLPGLTDTKFASALVSNDAIREEALRHIPLHRVANPEEMAGAVLYLASDASSYTTGLSLNVDGGYLA, encoded by the coding sequence ATGAACAGAACTACCCTTTTCGATCTAGACGGCAAGATCGCCTTTGTCTCCGGCGCCAGTCGTGGTATTGGCGAGGCCATCGCCAAGCTGCTGGCTCAGCAGGGTGCGCACGTCATCGTATCCAGCCGCAGGATCGAGGGCTGCCAGGCAGTCGCCGACGCCATCATTGCAGAGGGCGGCAAGGCGACAGCGATGGCCTGTCATATCGGTGAGCTGGAGCAGATCCAGTCAACCTTCGCGCGTATTCGCGAGGAGTTCGGCCGCCTCGATATACTGGTCAACAATGCCGCTACCAACCCGCAGTTCTGCCATATTCTCGATACCGACGTCTCAGCCTTCCAGAAGACCGTGGACGTAAATATTCGCGGCTATTTCTTCATGTCTGTTGAAGCCGGCAAGCTGATGCGCGGGCATGGCGGCGGCAGCATCATCAACGTCGCCTCCATCAACGGCGTCACGCCGGGTCATTTCCAGGGTATCTACTCGGTGACCAAGGCTGCCGTCATCAATATGACCAAGGCCTTCGCCAAGGAGTGCGCGCCGCAGGGCATCCGCTGCAACGCCCTGCTCCCGGGCCTCACCGATACCAAGTTCGCCTCGGCGCTGGTCAGCAACGATGCCATTCGTGAAGAAGCGCTACGGCACATTCCGCTGCACCGTGTGGCCAATCCCGAGGAAATGGCCGGCGCCGTCCTGTACCTTGCCAGCGATGCCTCCAGCTACACCACGGGGCTGTCGCTCAATGTGGATGGTGGCTATCTCGCCTGA
- a CDS encoding methyltransferase domain-containing protein, with protein sequence MTDEPCAEANAAWLALMSETSDWFGSFPGRQLLEHEQHVLAQELERFFGSYLVHYGPFADATIEPQKLKRSVRLGPPLPGVEIVCEEQSWPIGEHAADVVVVQHGLDFSLSPHALLREAARSVRPGGHLLIVGVNPWSAWGASHLLSRKVFRQARCIRPARVSDWLNLLGFALEKRRYGCYCPPLSSSQWQARLSGLETIGQRLQAPAGGFYLLVARKLMVGLRPLREQRREPMGQLLPMPVAKVSRRDAKH encoded by the coding sequence ATGACCGATGAGCCGTGCGCAGAGGCCAACGCCGCCTGGCTGGCGCTGATGAGCGAGACCAGCGACTGGTTCGGCAGTTTTCCAGGTCGGCAGTTGCTGGAGCACGAGCAGCATGTGCTGGCCCAGGAGCTAGAGCGTTTTTTCGGCAGTTACCTGGTGCATTACGGGCCGTTTGCCGATGCCACCATCGAGCCCCAGAAGCTCAAACGCAGCGTTCGCCTCGGGCCGCCGCTACCGGGTGTGGAGATTGTCTGCGAAGAGCAATCCTGGCCAATTGGCGAGCACGCAGCCGATGTGGTGGTGGTACAGCATGGGCTGGATTTCAGTCTGTCGCCCCATGCGCTGTTGCGTGAAGCCGCACGCAGTGTCCGCCCCGGCGGCCATTTATTAATCGTCGGCGTCAACCCGTGGAGCGCCTGGGGAGCCTCGCATCTGCTGTCGCGCAAGGTCTTTCGCCAGGCCCGCTGCATTCGCCCGGCACGGGTCAGCGACTGGCTGAACCTGCTCGGCTTTGCGCTGGAGAAACGTCGGTACGGATGCTATTGTCCGCCGCTTTCTTCAAGTCAGTGGCAGGCGCGGCTATCCGGGCTGGAAACCATCGGTCAGCGATTGCAGGCGCCTGCGGGCGGCTTCTATCTGCTGGTTGCGCGTAAGCTGATGGTCGGCTTGCGGCCATTGCGTGAGCAGCGCCGCGAACCTATGGGCCAGCTGTTGCCGATGCCGGTGGCGAAGGTTAGTCGCCGCGATGCCAAACATTAA
- the dnaQ gene encoding DNA polymerase III subunit epsilon produces the protein MRSVVLDTETTGMPVTDGHRIIEIGCVEVIGRRLTGRHYHVYLQPDREVDEGAIAVHGITNEFLVDKPRFRDVADEFFEFIKGAQLVIHNAAFDVGFISNEFALLGQRERAELSDHCSILDTLLMARERHPGQRNSLDALCKRYGVDNSGRELHGALLDAEILADVWLTMTGGQTNLSLAGDGAEGENGGRQQPTPIRRLPAERPQIPILRASAEELAAHAACMKAIEKAAGAQPLWLQLEQASETTPA, from the coding sequence ATGCGCAGCGTAGTGCTGGATACAGAAACCACCGGGATGCCGGTTACCGATGGCCACCGCATCATCGAGATCGGCTGTGTCGAAGTCATCGGTCGTCGCCTGACGGGACGGCATTACCACGTCTATTTGCAGCCGGACCGTGAAGTGGATGAAGGCGCCATTGCGGTGCACGGCATCACCAATGAGTTCCTGGTCGATAAACCACGCTTTCGGGATGTCGCCGACGAATTCTTCGAATTCATCAAAGGCGCGCAGCTGGTCATCCATAACGCGGCGTTCGACGTCGGCTTCATCAGCAACGAATTCGCCTTGCTCGGACAGCGTGAACGTGCCGAGCTGAGCGACCACTGCAGCATTCTCGACACCCTGCTGATGGCGCGTGAGCGCCATCCAGGCCAACGCAACAGCCTCGATGCACTGTGCAAGCGCTACGGCGTGGACAACTCCGGGCGTGAGCTGCACGGCGCCTTGCTCGACGCCGAGATTCTTGCCGATGTCTGGCTGACCATGACCGGCGGGCAGACCAATCTTTCCCTGGCCGGTGATGGGGCTGAAGGGGAAAACGGTGGGCGTCAGCAACCTACGCCGATTCGCCGCCTGCCAGCCGAGCGCCCGCAGATCCCGATACTCCGTGCCAGCGCCGAAGAACTTGCTGCACATGCCGCGTGCATGAAGGCCATCGAAAAGGCCGCAGGTGCGCAGCCTCTGTGGCTTCAGCTTGAACAGGCGAGCGAGACGACACCCGCTTGA
- a CDS encoding Orn/Lys/Arg decarboxylase N-terminal domain-containing protein: protein MHKDLKFPILIVHRDIKADTVAGERVREIAAELEQDGFHILPTGSAAEGRIVASTHHGLACILVAAEGAGDNQRLLQDVVGLIRVARRRAPRLPIFALGEQITIENAPAEAMADLNELRGLLYLFEDTVPFLARQVARAARNYLDGLLPPFFRALVQHTGDSNYSWHTPGHGGGVAYRKSPVGQAFHQFFGENTLRSDLSVSVPELGSLLDHTGPLAAAEARAARNFGADHTFFVINGTSTANKIVWHSMVARGDLVLVDRNCHKSILHSIIMTGAIPLYLTPSRNELGIIGPIPLEEFTPESIQAKIDASPLARGRPPRVKLAVVTNSTYDGLCYNANLIKRTLGNSVDVLHFDEAWYAYAAFHEFYDGRYGMDTREQGPLVFTTHSPHKVLAAFSQASMIHVLGSQQRQLDLDRFNEAFMMHTSTSPQYGILASLDVASAMMEGPAGRSLIQETFDEALSFRRALANLRSHLAPDDWWFSIWQPEPAEGAENLATADWLLQPHADWHGFGDVAEDYVLLDPIKVTLTTPGLTAHGKLSERGIPAAVVSRFLWERGLVVEKTGLYSMLVLFTMGITKGKWSTLLTELLEFKRHYDNNVPLCDALPSVALAGGSLYAGMGLRDLCAALHGCYRENATAKAMRRMYTALPEQVLTPADAYDKLVRGEVEAVPIDALEGRIAAVMLVPYPPGIPLIMPGERFTAETRSILDYLDFAQQFALKFPGFDADVHGLQREEHPDGPRYTVDCIAQG, encoded by the coding sequence ATGCACAAAGACCTGAAATTCCCCATCCTGATCGTTCATCGCGACATCAAAGCCGATACGGTCGCCGGTGAGCGGGTTCGTGAAATTGCAGCTGAACTGGAACAGGATGGCTTCCATATCCTGCCAACCGGCAGCGCTGCCGAAGGGCGCATCGTAGCCTCCACCCATCATGGCCTGGCCTGCATTCTGGTGGCGGCCGAGGGAGCGGGGGACAACCAGCGTCTGCTGCAGGACGTGGTCGGTCTGATTCGCGTGGCGCGGCGGCGTGCTCCGCGGTTGCCGATTTTTGCCCTTGGTGAGCAGATAACCATCGAAAATGCGCCCGCGGAAGCGATGGCTGATCTGAACGAGCTGCGCGGGCTGCTCTACCTATTCGAAGATACGGTGCCATTCCTCGCCCGCCAGGTGGCGCGGGCAGCGCGCAATTATCTGGACGGGCTGCTGCCTCCCTTTTTCCGAGCGCTGGTACAGCATACGGGCGACTCCAACTATTCCTGGCACACACCGGGCCACGGCGGTGGCGTTGCCTATCGCAAGAGCCCGGTGGGACAGGCCTTTCATCAATTCTTCGGGGAAAACACTCTACGTTCCGATCTTTCGGTGTCCGTGCCGGAACTTGGCTCGTTGCTCGATCACACCGGGCCGCTGGCCGCGGCCGAAGCCCGTGCGGCGCGCAACTTTGGCGCTGACCACACCTTTTTCGTGATCAACGGCACCTCGACGGCCAACAAGATCGTCTGGCATTCGATGGTCGCGCGTGGTGATCTGGTGCTGGTGGACCGCAACTGCCACAAGTCCATCCTGCACTCGATCATCATGACCGGGGCGATACCGCTTTACCTCACGCCGTCGCGTAACGAGCTGGGCATCATTGGTCCGATTCCGCTGGAGGAATTCACGCCTGAGTCCATTCAGGCCAAGATCGACGCCAGTCCGCTCGCCCGAGGGCGACCACCACGGGTGAAGCTGGCGGTGGTCACCAATTCCACCTACGACGGCCTTTGTTACAACGCCAATCTGATCAAGCGCACTCTGGGCAACAGCGTCGATGTGCTGCATTTCGATGAAGCCTGGTATGCCTATGCCGCCTTTCATGAGTTCTACGACGGGCGTTACGGCATGGATACCCGCGAGCAGGGGCCTCTGGTATTCACCACCCACTCGCCGCACAAAGTGTTGGCGGCCTTCAGCCAGGCTTCGATGATCCATGTGCTCGGCAGCCAGCAGCGCCAGCTGGATCTGGACCGTTTCAACGAAGCCTTCATGATGCATACCTCCACCTCGCCGCAGTACGGCATCCTTGCCTCGCTGGATGTGGCCTCGGCGATGATGGAAGGCCCGGCGGGGCGCTCGCTGATCCAGGAAACCTTCGACGAGGCACTGAGCTTCCGGCGTGCTCTGGCCAATCTGCGCAGCCACCTGGCGCCGGATGACTGGTGGTTCAGTATCTGGCAGCCGGAACCTGCCGAAGGTGCGGAGAACCTCGCTACCGCCGATTGGCTACTGCAGCCGCATGCCGACTGGCACGGCTTTGGAGACGTCGCTGAAGATTACGTGCTGCTCGATCCGATCAAGGTAACGCTGACTACGCCGGGGCTGACTGCCCATGGCAAGCTGAGCGAGCGCGGCATTCCGGCGGCAGTGGTCAGCAGATTCCTCTGGGAACGTGGTCTGGTGGTCGAAAAGACCGGGCTCTACTCGATGCTGGTGTTGTTCACCATGGGCATCACCAAGGGCAAATGGAGCACGCTGTTGACCGAGTTGCTGGAGTTCAAGCGCCACTACGACAACAACGTTCCGCTCTGTGATGCGCTGCCCAGCGTGGCCTTGGCAGGAGGTAGCCTCTACGCCGGCATGGGGTTGCGCGATCTGTGTGCCGCGCTACACGGCTGCTACCGGGAAAATGCCACCGCAAAAGCCATGCGGCGCATGTATACCGCGCTGCCAGAACAGGTACTCACGCCCGCCGATGCCTATGACAAGCTGGTGCGCGGCGAGGTTGAGGCGGTACCCATCGATGCTCTGGAGGGGCGTATCGCTGCAGTAATGCTGGTGCCATACCCGCCAGGAATACCGCTGATCATGCCGGGTGAGCGCTTCACCGCCGAGACGCGCTCAATACTCGATTACCTCGACTTCGCACAGCAGTTCGCTCTTAAGTTCCCCGGGTTCGACGCGGACGTCCACGGATTGCAGCGCGAGGAGCACCCTGACGGCCCTCGTTATACGGTCGATTGCATTGCGCAGGGTTAA